One Vibrio sp. CDRSL-10 TSBA genomic region harbors:
- the cysK gene encoding cysteine synthase A produces MSKIYEDNSLTIGNTPLVRLNKVSKGNVLAKVESRNPSFSVKCRIGANMIWDAEKQGKLKPGIELVEPTSGNTGIALAFVAAARGYKLTLTMPESMSLERRKLLKALGANLELTEAAKGMKGAIAKAEEIVASNPEKYLLLQQFDNPANPEIHEKTTGPEIWEATDGQVDVFVAGVGTGGTLTGTSRYIKGEKGKAITSVAVEPAESPVITQALAGQDIQPAPHKIQGIGAGFIPGNLDLDLIDRVETVTSDEAIEMARRLMEEEGILAGISSGAAVVAANRLAELPEFEGKTIVVILPSSGERYLSTALFAGIFSEKENQQ; encoded by the coding sequence ATGAGCAAAATTTACGAAGACAATTCTCTAACTATTGGTAACACTCCACTGGTTCGTCTGAACAAAGTCAGCAAAGGCAACGTACTGGCTAAAGTTGAATCACGTAACCCAAGCTTCAGTGTTAAATGCCGTATCGGCGCCAACATGATTTGGGATGCAGAGAAGCAAGGTAAACTGAAACCAGGCATCGAACTTGTGGAACCAACCAGTGGCAACACAGGTATTGCTCTGGCCTTCGTTGCGGCAGCGCGCGGTTACAAACTGACGCTGACTATGCCTGAGTCAATGAGTCTTGAGCGCCGTAAGCTGCTTAAAGCACTGGGTGCAAACCTGGAGCTGACTGAAGCAGCTAAAGGCATGAAAGGTGCGATTGCTAAAGCGGAAGAAATTGTCGCCAGCAACCCTGAAAAATACCTGCTGCTGCAACAGTTCGATAACCCGGCTAACCCTGAAATTCACGAAAAGACCACAGGTCCTGAAATCTGGGAAGCGACTGACGGCCAGGTTGACGTATTCGTCGCTGGTGTTGGTACCGGTGGTACTCTGACTGGTACCAGCCGTTACATCAAAGGTGAGAAAGGCAAAGCCATCACTTCTGTTGCAGTAGAGCCAGCTGAATCTCCGGTAATTACACAAGCACTGGCAGGCCAGGATATTCAACCAGCTCCACATAAAATCCAAGGCATCGGTGCCGGTTTCATCCCTGGCAACCTGGATTTGGACCTGATTGACCGTGTTGAAACTGTAACTTCTGATGAAGCGATCGAGATGGCTCGTCGTCTGATGGAAGAGGAAGGTATCCTGGCTGGTATCTCATCTGGTGCAGCCGTTGTTGCCGCCAATCGTCTTGCAGAACTACCTGAATTTGAAGGAAAAACTATCGTAGTTATCCTACCAAGCTCAGGCGAACGTTACCTGAGTACTGCCCTGTTCGCCGGCATTTTCTCTGAGAAAGAAAACCAGCAGTAA
- the cysZ gene encoding sulfate transporter CysZ, producing the protein MQNHKRSGFGYFFYGLELALSPGIRRFVIMPLLANILLVGGALFYLFSHLDSWINQWMGQIPDWLSWLSYILWPLLVLTILATFSYFFSTLANFVAAPFNGLLAEKVEEKLTGHTINDEGILAVIKDVPRIMSREWRKLVYTLPKAIGLFLLLLIPALGQTLGPIMWFLFTAWMLAIQYCDYPFDNHKVSFNDMRNNLKQKQGKAYGFGMLVSVLTTIPIINLFVMPVAVCGATAMWVSEFKGHYVTR; encoded by the coding sequence ATGCAAAATCACAAGCGTTCGGGCTTTGGCTATTTTTTCTACGGCCTGGAACTGGCTTTATCACCCGGCATCCGCCGATTCGTGATTATGCCACTGTTGGCTAATATCCTCTTAGTCGGTGGCGCCCTGTTCTATCTGTTCTCACACCTCGACAGCTGGATTAATCAATGGATGGGGCAAATCCCGGACTGGTTGTCCTGGCTGAGTTACATTCTGTGGCCGCTGTTGGTGCTGACCATCCTCGCCACCTTCTCCTATTTTTTTAGTACGCTGGCTAACTTTGTCGCCGCACCGTTTAACGGTCTGCTGGCTGAAAAGGTGGAAGAAAAACTCACCGGCCACACAATTAATGATGAGGGGATACTGGCCGTCATCAAAGATGTGCCGCGCATTATGTCACGGGAATGGCGCAAACTGGTCTATACCTTACCCAAGGCCATCGGTCTGTTTCTACTGCTGCTGATCCCGGCCCTCGGCCAGACTCTGGGGCCAATTATGTGGTTCTTATTTACCGCCTGGATGCTGGCTATTCAGTACTGTGACTACCCGTTTGATAACCATAAAGTCAGCTTTAATGACATGCGTAATAATTTGAAACAAAAACAGGGCAAAGCGTATGGCTTCGGCATGCTGGTGTCGGTGCTGACGACGATTCCGATCATCAACCTGTTTGTCATGCCGGTAGCGGTTTGTGGCGCGACCGCGATGTGGGTCAGCGAGTTTAAAGGGCATTATGTGACCCGATAG
- the zipA gene encoding cell division protein ZipA, whose amino-acid sequence MQELRFVLIIVGALAIAALLFHGLWTSKKEGKSKFGDKPLGRIDVEPEEDEVAAARAFAPEDDYEIIRKDRNQPDFGIKDEPEVDPLIGGYTSAEEPLTEQSEVRSEFQPPETAPVDEAQPEPVTVYEAPSEPVFSSARADVDAEPVVEKPQAQPEPAPQVAEPAQDEMQVIVLNVHCAGNEPFVGTKLFDSMQQNGLLYGEMDIFHRHADLSGTGKVLFSVANMMHPGTLKHDDPAEFTTKGISFFMTLPCFGEADHNFKLMLKTAQQIADDMGGNVLDDARNLMTPDRLAAYRKQITDFRNRTAHN is encoded by the coding sequence ATGCAGGAATTGCGATTCGTACTCATTATTGTTGGCGCGCTAGCGATAGCCGCTTTGCTATTTCATGGTCTGTGGACCAGTAAAAAAGAAGGGAAGTCTAAGTTTGGTGATAAACCACTTGGCCGGATTGACGTAGAGCCTGAAGAAGATGAAGTAGCGGCAGCGCGTGCTTTTGCTCCGGAAGATGATTATGAAATCATTCGTAAGGATCGCAACCAGCCGGACTTCGGGATTAAAGATGAGCCTGAGGTGGATCCTCTGATCGGCGGCTACACATCTGCTGAAGAGCCGCTGACAGAGCAGAGTGAAGTTCGCTCAGAATTTCAACCGCCTGAAACTGCACCCGTTGATGAAGCCCAGCCAGAGCCAGTGACTGTCTATGAAGCGCCATCCGAGCCGGTGTTCAGCTCTGCGCGAGCAGATGTCGATGCTGAACCTGTGGTAGAGAAGCCTCAAGCGCAGCCAGAACCAGCGCCTCAGGTGGCTGAGCCTGCCCAGGATGAGATGCAGGTTATCGTGTTGAATGTACACTGCGCCGGCAATGAGCCGTTTGTTGGTACTAAGCTGTTCGACAGTATGCAGCAGAACGGCCTGTTGTATGGTGAAATGGATATTTTCCATCGTCATGCTGATTTGTCCGGTACCGGTAAGGTGCTGTTCAGTGTCGCGAACATGATGCACCCGGGGACGCTGAAACATGATGATCCGGCAGAATTCACCACCAAAGGCATTTCATTCTTTATGACCTTGCCATGCTTTGGTGAAGCGGATCATAACTTTAAGCTGATGCTGAAAACAGCGCAGCAGATCGCCGATGACATGGGCGGTAACGTGCTCGATGACGCGCGCAACCTGATGACACCGGATCGCCTGGCCGCTTACCGTAAGCAAATTACTGACTTTCGGAACCGTACAGCACATAATTGA
- the cueR gene encoding Cu(I)-responsive transcriptional regulator — translation MNISEVAKKTGLTAKSVRLYEEKGLIAAPVRSGNGYRQYNQSHVDDLLLIARCKSVGFSLDECKAMLALANNPQRTSHAVKEKAQLKLEQVSRKLQELTLIKQQLEDWVNECPGDENSECPIIDNLKGHCCQHSLAASSDG, via the coding sequence ATGAACATCAGTGAAGTGGCGAAAAAAACCGGCCTGACGGCTAAGTCGGTGCGGTTGTATGAAGAGAAAGGGCTGATTGCCGCCCCCGTTCGCTCGGGCAATGGTTATCGTCAGTACAATCAGAGTCATGTGGATGATCTGCTGCTGATCGCGCGCTGCAAGAGCGTCGGTTTCTCCCTCGACGAATGTAAGGCGATGCTGGCCCTGGCCAATAACCCGCAGCGTACCAGTCACGCGGTGAAAGAAAAGGCTCAGCTCAAACTCGAGCAGGTGAGCAGAAAACTGCAAGAGCTGACTCTGATTAAGCAGCAGCTTGAAGATTGGGTAAATGAGTGTCCCGGCGATGAAAACAGTGAGTGCCCGATCATCGATAATCTCAAAGGGCATTGCTGCCAGCATTCACTGGCAGCTTCATCCGACGGGTAA
- a CDS encoding NfeD family protein translates to MIDWLTQFNHWHWLGLGLALLATELLGMAGYCLWLGLSALLVAGLMLGIPLSWQMQWCSFAAFSLVTTWQWWRRQLTHDKRSDARRTLNQKQKQLIGRSATVAEDVPVGQFRLQIGDSTWIAECDTPLRAGQRVEVIAVDGTVLKVSVQPPR, encoded by the coding sequence TTGATCGACTGGTTAACCCAATTTAATCACTGGCACTGGCTTGGGCTGGGACTGGCTTTACTGGCCACCGAACTGCTCGGTATGGCCGGCTATTGCCTGTGGCTCGGGCTATCGGCGTTACTGGTGGCCGGGCTGATGCTCGGCATTCCGCTTAGCTGGCAGATGCAATGGTGCAGCTTTGCGGCTTTTTCGCTGGTCACGACCTGGCAGTGGTGGCGCCGTCAGCTCACCCACGACAAGCGCAGTGATGCGAGGCGGACACTCAATCAGAAGCAGAAACAGTTGATCGGGCGCAGCGCAACCGTCGCAGAAGATGTACCGGTTGGCCAGTTTCGTCTCCAGATTGGCGACAGTACCTGGATAGCGGAATGCGATACGCCGCTCAGGGCCGGTCAGAGAGTCGAAGTCATTGCCGTTGATGGCACGGTACTAAAAGTAAGCGTACAACCACCCCGCTAA
- a CDS encoding co-chaperone YbbN — translation MQSPHITDVTQHNFREVIESSATRPILFYFWAPMSEESVQLIPQLQQLTQQYNGAFQLAQLNCQDEQAIASQFGIQALPTIALFFNGQPVDGLGGPQPIEAIQDMLNRHLPSQDEQNLQYAQQLIKNQQHQQALTLLLALPEQWKSKGDAKLALADCFLETGQFDAAKAELSAIPLEYQDSYYKSLIAKLELHEQAADSPEIQALETALAQNSNDAQIAVELATQYHQVKRDEEALELLWNFLKSDLNTLDGEMKKVFMDILSAIGQGNSVAARYRRQLYSLLY, via the coding sequence ATGCAATCACCTCATATTACTGACGTTACCCAACACAATTTCCGCGAAGTTATCGAAAGCTCAGCGACCCGCCCTATTCTGTTTTACTTCTGGGCACCGATGAGTGAAGAAAGCGTACAACTTATTCCGCAATTGCAGCAGTTAACTCAGCAGTACAATGGTGCCTTCCAGCTTGCCCAGCTTAACTGCCAGGACGAGCAAGCCATCGCATCACAGTTTGGTATTCAGGCCCTGCCGACCATCGCGCTGTTTTTCAACGGCCAGCCGGTTGATGGTCTGGGTGGCCCGCAGCCGATTGAAGCGATTCAGGACATGCTTAACCGCCACCTGCCAAGTCAGGATGAACAAAATCTGCAGTACGCGCAGCAACTGATCAAAAACCAGCAGCACCAGCAGGCGCTGACTCTGCTGCTGGCGTTGCCGGAGCAGTGGAAAAGTAAAGGTGATGCCAAACTGGCGCTGGCCGACTGCTTCCTGGAAACTGGTCAGTTCGATGCCGCTAAAGCAGAGCTGAGCGCGATTCCGCTTGAGTATCAGGACAGTTACTACAAAAGCCTGATCGCCAAACTGGAGCTGCATGAACAGGCAGCTGACAGCCCGGAAATCCAGGCACTGGAAACGGCGCTGGCTCAAAACAGTAATGATGCCCAAATCGCAGTGGAACTGGCCACCCAGTATCATCAGGTCAAGCGTGATGAAGAAGCGCTGGAGCTGCTGTGGAATTTCCTTAAGAGCGATCTCAACACACTCGATGGCGAAATGAAGAAAGTGTTTATGGACATCCTCAGCGCGATTGGCCAAGGGAACAGTGTCGCCGCCCGTTACCGTCGCCAGCTGTACTCTCTGTTGTACTAA
- a CDS encoding SDR family oxidoreductase — translation MTQSILITGCSSGIGYMAATELHQRGYQVIASCRKAEDVQRLQAEGLTCIQLDLSDEASIRRGVEQALQLSDNKLYAVFNNGAYGQPGALEDLPTDGLRAQFETNFFGWHTLTTLLMPHFRRQGYGRIVQNSSILGFAAMKYRGAYNASKFAIEGWSDTLRLELHGSDIHISLIEPGPIETRFRANALSAFKHWIDIDHSFHSASYHAQLNRLGNDKSNNAFVLPPEACLEPLLHALSSAKPRLRYRVTTPTKVFALLKRLLPGRTLDKLLNKSA, via the coding sequence ATGACCCAATCGATATTAATTACCGGCTGTTCATCCGGTATTGGCTACATGGCTGCGACCGAACTACACCAGCGCGGCTACCAAGTGATCGCCTCCTGCCGCAAAGCAGAGGATGTACAACGCCTGCAGGCTGAAGGCCTGACCTGTATTCAGCTCGATCTCAGTGACGAAGCGAGTATTCGCCGCGGGGTCGAACAGGCCCTGCAGCTGTCGGACAATAAACTGTATGCCGTGTTCAACAATGGCGCCTATGGCCAGCCGGGAGCGTTGGAAGACCTGCCGACCGACGGATTGCGCGCCCAGTTTGAAACTAACTTTTTCGGCTGGCACACCCTGACCACTCTGCTGATGCCGCACTTTCGTCGTCAGGGCTACGGCCGAATCGTGCAAAACAGCTCTATTCTCGGTTTCGCCGCAATGAAATACCGCGGAGCCTACAACGCGTCAAAATTTGCCATTGAGGGCTGGAGCGATACGCTGCGCCTTGAACTGCACGGCAGCGACATCCATATCAGCCTGATAGAGCCGGGGCCGATAGAAACCCGCTTTCGTGCTAACGCTCTGAGTGCATTTAAACATTGGATCGATATCGACCATTCATTCCACAGCGCCAGTTATCACGCCCAGCTCAACCGGCTCGGCAATGATAAATCCAATAATGCCTTTGTGCTGCCTCCGGAGGCCTGCCTGGAACCCCTGCTGCACGCTCTGAGCTCGGCCAAACCGCGCTTACGTTATCGGGTCACGACACCGACCAAAGTGTTTGCGCTGTTAAAACGTCTTCTTCCTGGTCGAACTCTGGACAAATTGTTGAATAAATCAGCGTGA
- a CDS encoding TIGR01777 family oxidoreductase, protein MKILITGGTGFIGRELIKLLMTHDLVVLTRNSHHARQRLAHVHNDKLTFIESLDDLHDLNHFDAVINLAGEPIADKRWTEQQKEHICDSRWSLTERLVELFHASTKPPHVLISGSAVGYYGDQQEHPFDESLQVKSNSFSHQVCATWEQIALRAQSDQTRVCIMRTGVVLAPDGGALKKMLPPYRLGLGGPIGSGQQYMPWIHMSDMVKAIVYVLKTEHAQGIFNFSAPHPVTNRRFSRCLAQTLKRPHILTTPKWAIRLLMGEASELLFDSIRAKPKKLTELGFQFTYSRVEPALKHLLQHHV, encoded by the coding sequence ATGAAAATATTGATCACCGGTGGCACCGGCTTTATCGGGCGTGAACTGATTAAGCTGCTGATGACTCATGATTTGGTCGTCCTGACCCGCAATTCGCATCACGCCCGTCAGCGGCTTGCCCATGTGCATAATGACAAACTGACGTTCATCGAAAGTCTGGACGATCTGCATGATCTCAACCACTTTGACGCGGTGATCAATCTGGCCGGTGAGCCGATTGCCGACAAACGCTGGACCGAACAGCAAAAAGAACACATCTGTGACAGCCGCTGGAGCCTGACAGAGCGTCTGGTCGAACTGTTTCATGCCAGCACCAAACCCCCTCATGTACTGATCAGCGGCTCAGCGGTCGGCTATTACGGCGATCAGCAGGAACACCCGTTTGACGAAAGCCTGCAGGTCAAATCCAATAGCTTTTCGCATCAGGTTTGTGCCACCTGGGAGCAAATCGCGCTGCGTGCCCAGTCGGATCAAACCCGGGTGTGCATTATGCGCACCGGCGTTGTGCTGGCGCCGGATGGCGGCGCCCTGAAAAAAATGCTGCCGCCTTATCGTCTCGGCCTCGGCGGCCCGATTGGATCCGGCCAGCAGTACATGCCATGGATCCATATGAGCGATATGGTCAAAGCAATTGTTTACGTACTTAAAACCGAACATGCGCAGGGTATCTTTAACTTCAGTGCTCCGCATCCGGTCACCAATCGCAGGTTCAGCCGCTGTCTGGCACAAACGCTGAAACGCCCGCATATCTTAACCACGCCCAAGTGGGCCATCCGTCTGTTAATGGGCGAAGCGAGTGAGTTGTTGTTTGACAGTATCCGAGCCAAGCCGAAGAAACTGACGGAACTGGGTTTCCAGTTCACTTACTCACGAGTCGAGCCGGCGCTCAAACATCTCCTGCAACATCACGTCTGA
- a CDS encoding DUF1538 domain-containing protein produces MAGVVALFKALMGSLRDLLPIIAVIAFFQLLVLQEPLPHLVSVLTGLVLVVFGLTFFIFGLEMGLFPIGESMAQALARKGSVVWLLVFAFCLGFGTTIAEPALTAVAEEAARVAALGGVIADSELARDEYADGLRVTVAFSVGLAIVIGVLRILRGWPIHYMIAFGYLGVVILTLFAPPFIIGIAYDSGGVTTSTITVPLVTALGVGLASSIKGRNPMLDGFGLIAFASLLPMMFVMVFGMTMT; encoded by the coding sequence ATGGCTGGGGTAGTGGCACTTTTTAAAGCGTTAATGGGCAGTTTGCGTGACCTGCTGCCTATTATCGCCGTGATTGCTTTTTTCCAGCTGTTGGTGCTGCAGGAGCCTTTGCCCCACTTGGTCAGTGTGCTGACCGGCCTGGTGCTGGTGGTATTTGGCCTGACTTTCTTTATCTTCGGTCTGGAAATGGGCCTGTTTCCGATTGGGGAGTCTATGGCTCAGGCGCTGGCGCGCAAAGGCAGTGTGGTGTGGCTGCTGGTGTTCGCGTTCTGCCTTGGTTTTGGCACCACGATTGCTGAGCCGGCGCTGACGGCCGTGGCGGAAGAGGCTGCGCGGGTGGCAGCGCTCGGCGGTGTTATCGCAGACAGTGAGCTCGCGCGTGATGAGTATGCCGACGGGCTGAGAGTGACGGTGGCGTTCTCGGTCGGGCTGGCGATTGTGATTGGTGTGCTGCGTATTCTGCGCGGCTGGCCGATTCATTACATGATTGCGTTTGGCTATCTCGGCGTTGTGATTCTGACCCTGTTCGCCCCCCCGTTTATTATTGGTATCGCCTACGATTCAGGTGGGGTGACCACCTCGACCATCACTGTGCCTCTGGTCACGGCACTGGGCGTGGGGCTGGCTTCGTCCATTAAGGGGCGTAACCCGATGCTGGACGGATTCGGTCTGATTGCCTTTGCTTCCCTGTTGCCGATGATGTTTGTGATGGTCTTCGGGATGACGATGACATGA
- a CDS encoding P-II family nitrogen regulator, which produces MRFKLIIAFVEDSKTDEVLDAAREAGATGATVINNARGEGLNKKRTFFGLTLEVQKDVVLLMVEEHLSRHILETIAEVGEFDQESGQGIAIQIDIEDAVGVAHQVETLTKVIEDNL; this is translated from the coding sequence ATGAGGTTTAAACTGATTATCGCATTTGTTGAGGACAGCAAAACCGACGAGGTGCTGGACGCGGCGCGTGAGGCCGGAGCCACCGGGGCCACAGTGATTAATAATGCTCGTGGCGAGGGGCTCAATAAAAAACGCACCTTTTTTGGCCTGACCCTGGAAGTGCAGAAAGATGTGGTGCTGCTGATGGTGGAGGAGCATTTGTCGCGCCATATTCTGGAAACTATCGCCGAAGTCGGTGAGTTTGATCAGGAGTCGGGGCAGGGGATCGCGATTCAGATTGATATTGAAGACGCAGTCGGGGTCGCGCATCAGGTCGAAACATTAACCAAAGTGATAGAGGACAACCTATGA
- a CDS encoding CBS domain-containing protein, protein MSRHDNIHVRDVMANTYVMVDGLTTVHDGICLAKQYQVKALIVNKRHEDDEYGIVLMNDIAKKVLATNRSPKRTNIYEIMTKPALSVSPDMNVKYCARLFERFGISRAPVIENGRVIGMVSYNNIVINGMARDDE, encoded by the coding sequence ATGAGCCGGCACGACAATATTCACGTTCGCGATGTCATGGCGAATACTTATGTCATGGTTGATGGCTTAACCACTGTCCATGATGGGATCTGTCTCGCCAAGCAGTACCAGGTCAAGGCGTTAATCGTCAATAAACGGCATGAGGACGATGAGTACGGCATTGTCCTGATGAACGATATTGCCAAAAAAGTCCTGGCCACCAACCGTTCGCCCAAACGGACCAACATTTATGAAATCATGACCAAACCTGCCTTATCGGTCTCGCCGGACATGAACGTCAAATATTGCGCCCGCCTGTTCGAGCGCTTTGGTATCAGCCGGGCACCGGTAATAGAAAATGGCCGGGTTATCGGTATGGTCAGTTATAACAACATAGTGATCAACGGAATGGCCCGGGATGACGAATAA
- a CDS encoding SelT/SelW/SelH family protein — protein sequence MDKARIDIYYCRQCNWMLRSTWLTQELLHTFSEEIETISLHPDTGGRFEIFCNGEQIWERKQDGGFPEAKVLKQRVRDLIDPERDLGHSDRK from the coding sequence ATGGACAAAGCCCGCATCGATATTTACTACTGTCGCCAGTGCAACTGGATGCTACGTTCCACCTGGTTAACCCAGGAGCTGTTGCATACCTTCAGTGAGGAGATCGAAACCATCTCGCTCCATCCCGATACTGGTGGCCGGTTTGAAATTTTCTGTAACGGTGAACAGATCTGGGAACGCAAACAGGATGGCGGTTTTCCGGAAGCCAAGGTGCTCAAGCAACGCGTGCGTGATTTGATTGATCCAGAACGCGACCTCGGCCATTCAGACCGCAAGTAA
- a CDS encoding regulatory protein ToxS yields MNRRIAIIILLISAAFSAWFYWFSDIKLQQVLTSREWQSKMVTLIESKQQNESVGPLRRVDVTSNVKYLPNGTYLRVSLVKLYAMDKSVPEDVINCSESGEWDVSDNYLLLTPTDFKDVSSTQSKDFTPEQLQLITQLFRMDSEQSQRVDIVNDKTLLLTNLNHGSTVLFGNK; encoded by the coding sequence ATGAACAGAAGAATTGCGATCATTATTTTGCTGATTTCTGCCGCATTCAGCGCTTGGTTTTACTGGTTCAGCGACATCAAACTGCAACAAGTGCTGACCTCGCGTGAGTGGCAGTCCAAAATGGTCACCCTGATCGAAAGTAAACAGCAAAATGAATCAGTCGGCCCGCTGCGCCGGGTCGATGTGACCTCCAACGTGAAGTACCTGCCTAATGGCACTTATCTGCGCGTGTCGTTAGTCAAGTTGTACGCGATGGATAAATCGGTACCGGAAGATGTGATTAACTGCTCGGAATCGGGCGAATGGGACGTCAGTGATAACTATCTGCTGCTGACGCCGACGGACTTTAAAGACGTTTCCTCGACCCAGAGTAAAGATTTTACCCCCGAGCAGTTGCAGTTGATCACCCAGCTGTTCCGTATGGACTCGGAGCAGAGCCAGCGGGTAGACATCGTCAATGATAAAACTCTGCTGCTGACCAATCTCAATCACGGTTCCACCGTGTTGTTCGGCAATAAATAG
- a CDS encoding transcriptional regulator, whose amino-acid sequence MSNTATKFILADRFTFDPTSNSLVDKEADNENVRLGSNESRILLLLSQRPNEVITRNELHDFVWREQGFEVDDSSLTQAVSTLRKMLKDSTKSPQFVKTVPKRGYQLIAEVEQLEADETAQAPDEQPEQTERSGRDVMPADIQVAATSAPAHTTSATTDKAAHSPLTLLHKSDLRVKIMLIVAILLPLCVILFTSPAPSKLRQLADYNGVTVSAPVNQPDLSAWMPLIESCIIKYVKLHPGEMAPKEVIATGGHNNQLVLNYIHAPQFSGQNITLRILSTEEDIDQICQ is encoded by the coding sequence ATGAGTAATACAGCCACAAAGTTCATTCTTGCTGACAGATTTACTTTCGACCCAACGAGCAATTCGCTAGTAGACAAAGAAGCCGACAATGAGAATGTTCGTCTCGGAAGCAATGAAAGCCGCATACTGTTACTGCTATCTCAACGCCCAAATGAAGTGATAACCCGCAATGAACTGCATGATTTCGTCTGGCGTGAGCAAGGATTTGAAGTCGATGACTCCAGTCTGACCCAAGCCGTTTCAACACTGCGCAAGATGTTGAAAGATTCGACAAAATCACCGCAATTCGTCAAAACTGTACCCAAACGTGGCTATCAGCTGATCGCGGAAGTTGAGCAATTAGAAGCCGACGAAACTGCCCAGGCGCCGGATGAACAACCAGAGCAAACCGAACGCTCCGGACGCGACGTCATGCCCGCGGATATTCAGGTGGCTGCAACCTCTGCGCCTGCACACACCACCAGCGCAACAACAGATAAGGCAGCTCACTCGCCTCTGACTTTATTGCACAAGAGTGACCTGCGGGTAAAGATCATGCTGATTGTCGCCATCTTACTGCCTTTATGTGTCATTTTGTTTACCAGCCCGGCCCCCTCTAAACTGCGCCAGCTGGCCGATTACAATGGCGTGACGGTCAGCGCCCCGGTCAACCAACCAGATCTGAGTGCCTGGATGCCGCTGATTGAATCCTGCATCATCAAATACGTTAAGCTTCACCCCGGTGAAATGGCACCCAAAGAGGTCATCGCAACCGGCGGCCACAATAATCAACTGGTGCTGAACTACATTCATGCTCCTCAGTTTTCCGGACAGAACATTACGCTGCGTATCCTGTCCACCGAAGAAGATATTGATCAGATTTGCCAGTGA